A window of the Streptomyces albireticuli genome harbors these coding sequences:
- a CDS encoding papain-like cysteine protease family protein: MSRASAQLNSTGKTRIRGRRLAVTLSAALTATALLAVPTTASAATADGPGLLASKKLNITMQAQQKTNWCWAGAGNTIATWFGRNYSQNQFCNAAFNRQQGTECPNNQATLGNVQNALDWAGINSGSYVTGWLRYPTVQSEISANRPIETRIQWASGGGHMHTVYGYDDANSWVYWGDPWPSNDRYNWASHAWYVGGRNSGNSEFTWTHSLYRIGA; this comes from the coding sequence ATGTCCCGTGCATCGGCACAACTGAACAGCACCGGAAAGACCCGGATACGCGGCAGACGGCTCGCCGTCACCCTGTCCGCGGCCCTGACCGCCACCGCGCTGCTCGCCGTCCCCACCACGGCGAGCGCCGCGACGGCCGACGGGCCGGGCCTGCTCGCGTCGAAGAAGCTCAACATCACCATGCAGGCCCAGCAGAAGACCAACTGGTGCTGGGCCGGCGCCGGCAACACCATCGCCACCTGGTTCGGGCGGAACTACAGCCAGAACCAGTTCTGCAACGCCGCCTTCAACCGGCAGCAGGGCACCGAATGCCCCAACAACCAGGCCACCCTGGGCAATGTGCAGAACGCCCTGGACTGGGCGGGCATCAACTCCGGCTCGTACGTCACCGGCTGGCTGCGCTACCCCACCGTGCAGAGCGAGATCAGCGCCAACCGGCCGATCGAGACCCGTATCCAGTGGGCGTCCGGCGGTGGTCACATGCACACCGTCTACGGCTACGACGACGCCAACAGCTGGGTCTACTGGGGCGACCCCTGGCCCTCCAACGACCGCTACAACTGGGCCTCGCACGCCTGGTACGTGGGCGGCCGCAACAGCGGCAACTCGGAGTTCACCTGGACCCACTCGCTCTACCGGATCGGAGCGTGA
- the uvrC gene encoding excinuclease ABC subunit UvrC, translated as MADPSSYRPKPGQIPDSPGVYKFRDEHGRVIYVGKAKSLRQRLSSYFQDLAGLHPRTRTMVTTAAAVEWTVVSTEVEALQLEYSWIKEYDPRFNVKYRDDKSYPSLAVTMGEEFPRVQVMRGPKKKGVRYFGPYAHAWAIRETVDLMLRVFPVRTCSAGVFKRSAQIGRPCLLGYIGKCSAPCVGRVSAEEHRELAEEFCDFMAGRTGAYLRRLEQAMREAAEEMEYEKAARLRDDIEALRRAMEKNAVVLADATDADLIAVAEDELEAAVQIFHVRGGRVRGQRGWVTDKVEAVDTAGLVEHALQQLYGEEKGDAVPKEVLVPALPDPVGPVTQWLTERRGARVDLRIPQRGDKKDLMATVQRNAQHALVLHKTKRASDLTTRSRALEEIAEALGLDSAPLRIECFDISHLQGQDVVASMVVFEDGLARKSEYRRFQIKSFAGQDDVRSMHEVVSRRFRRYLTEKVRTGEWQEGAEEAEGTDEAADGAGGVAPGEAREDDGRPKRFAYPPQLVVVDGAGPQVAAARRALDELGISDVAVCGLAKRLEEVWLPGDEDPVVLPRSSEGLYLLQRVRDEAHRFAIAYQRGKRTGVLKAGPLDAVPGLGDTRKKALLKHFGSVKRLRAATVEQICETPGIGRKTAETVAAALAAAAPPAPAVNTATGEIMDDAEE; from the coding sequence ATGGCCGACCCCAGCAGCTACCGACCCAAGCCGGGACAGATCCCCGACTCGCCGGGGGTCTACAAATTCCGTGACGAGCACGGCCGCGTGATCTACGTCGGGAAGGCGAAGAGCCTGCGCCAGCGGCTCTCCTCGTACTTCCAGGACCTCGCCGGCCTGCACCCGCGCACCCGCACCATGGTCACCACGGCCGCCGCCGTCGAGTGGACCGTCGTCTCCACCGAGGTCGAGGCGCTCCAGCTCGAATACTCCTGGATCAAGGAGTACGACCCGCGCTTCAACGTCAAGTACCGGGACGACAAGAGCTATCCCTCCCTCGCCGTCACCATGGGCGAGGAGTTCCCCCGCGTCCAGGTCATGCGCGGCCCCAAGAAGAAGGGCGTGCGCTACTTCGGCCCGTACGCCCACGCCTGGGCGATCCGCGAGACCGTCGACCTGATGCTCCGCGTCTTCCCCGTCCGGACCTGCTCGGCCGGGGTGTTCAAGCGCTCCGCCCAGATCGGCCGCCCCTGCCTGCTCGGCTACATCGGCAAGTGCTCCGCCCCCTGCGTCGGCCGGGTGAGCGCCGAGGAGCACCGCGAACTGGCCGAGGAGTTCTGCGACTTCATGGCCGGCCGCACCGGCGCCTACCTCCGCCGCCTGGAGCAGGCGATGCGCGAGGCCGCCGAGGAGATGGAGTACGAGAAGGCGGCCCGGCTGCGCGACGACATAGAGGCCCTCCGCCGCGCCATGGAGAAGAACGCCGTCGTCCTGGCCGACGCCACCGACGCCGATCTGATCGCCGTCGCGGAGGACGAACTGGAGGCCGCCGTCCAGATCTTCCACGTGCGCGGCGGCCGGGTGCGCGGCCAGCGCGGCTGGGTGACGGACAAGGTGGAGGCCGTCGACACCGCGGGCCTCGTCGAGCACGCCCTCCAGCAGCTCTACGGCGAGGAGAAGGGCGACGCGGTCCCCAAGGAGGTCCTCGTCCCCGCCCTGCCGGATCCCGTCGGGCCCGTCACCCAGTGGCTCACCGAGCGCCGCGGCGCCCGGGTCGACCTGCGCATCCCGCAGCGCGGCGACAAGAAGGACCTGATGGCCACGGTCCAGCGCAACGCCCAGCATGCCCTCGTCCTGCACAAGACCAAGCGCGCCTCCGACCTGACGACCCGCTCCCGCGCCCTGGAGGAGATCGCGGAGGCCCTCGGCCTGGACTCCGCGCCGCTGCGCATCGAGTGCTTCGACATCTCCCACCTCCAGGGCCAGGACGTCGTCGCGTCCATGGTCGTCTTCGAGGACGGCCTCGCCCGCAAGAGCGAGTACCGCCGCTTCCAGATCAAGTCCTTCGCCGGCCAGGACGACGTCCGGTCCATGCACGAGGTCGTCTCCCGCCGCTTCCGCCGCTATCTCACGGAGAAGGTGCGGACGGGGGAGTGGCAGGAAGGCGCGGAAGAGGCGGAAGGGACGGACGAGGCGGCGGACGGCGCCGGAGGCGTCGCCCCCGGCGAGGCCCGGGAGGACGACGGCCGCCCCAAGCGCTTCGCCTACCCCCCGCAGCTCGTCGTGGTCGACGGCGCCGGCCCGCAGGTGGCCGCCGCCCGCCGGGCGCTCGACGAGCTGGGCATCAGCGACGTCGCCGTCTGCGGCCTCGCCAAGCGCCTGGAGGAGGTCTGGCTGCCCGGCGACGAGGACCCCGTCGTCCTGCCGCGCAGCAGCGAGGGCCTCTACCTCCTCCAGCGCGTGCGCGACGAGGCGCACCGCTTCGCCATCGCCTACCAGCGGGGCAAGCGCACCGGAGTCCTGAAGGCCGGCCCCCTCGACGCCGTGCCCGGCCTCGGCGACACGCGCAAGAAGGCCCTGCTCAAGCACTTCGGCTCGGTCAAGCGGCTGCGCGCCGCGACGGTCGAGCAGATCTGCGAGACACCCGGCATCGGCCGGAAGACGGCGGAGACCGTCGCGGCGGCGCTCGCCGCCGCGGCACCGCCCGCGCCCGCGGTCAACACCGCGACTGGCGAGATCATGGACGATGCGGAGGAATGA
- the rapZ gene encoding RNase adapter RapZ — translation MTGTDRDGAQVSTGTTADAAAETTGIPELVIISGMSGAGRSTAAKCLEDLGWFVVDNLPPALIPTMVDLGARSQGNVARIAVVVDVRGRRFFDNLRESLADLAAKKVKRRVIFLEASDDALVRRFESVRRPHPLQGSGRIVDGIAAERDLLRELRGDADLVIDTSSLNVHELRAKMDAQFAGEEEPELRATVMSFGYKYGLPVDADLVVDCRFLPNPHWVPELRPFTGLNEEVSGYVFNQPGAKEFLDRYTELLQLIAAGYRREGKRYVTIAVGCTGGKHRSVAMSEKLAHRLVSEGVETVVVHRDMGRE, via the coding sequence ATGACCGGGACCGACCGAGACGGAGCACAGGTGAGTACGGGCACGACGGCGGACGCGGCCGCCGAGACGACGGGCATCCCCGAACTGGTGATCATCTCCGGCATGTCGGGGGCGGGCCGCAGCACCGCCGCCAAGTGCCTGGAGGACCTCGGCTGGTTCGTCGTGGACAATCTGCCGCCCGCCCTGATCCCCACCATGGTGGACCTCGGCGCCCGCTCGCAGGGCAACGTGGCCCGGATCGCCGTGGTCGTGGACGTCCGCGGTCGGCGCTTCTTCGACAACCTCCGGGAGTCCCTCGCCGACCTGGCCGCCAAGAAGGTCAAGCGGCGCGTGATCTTCCTGGAGGCCTCCGACGACGCCCTGGTGCGCCGCTTCGAGTCCGTGCGCCGCCCGCACCCGCTCCAGGGCTCCGGGCGCATCGTCGACGGCATCGCCGCCGAGCGCGACCTGCTGCGCGAGCTGCGCGGCGACGCCGACCTGGTGATCGACACCTCCAGCCTCAACGTCCACGAACTGCGCGCCAAGATGGACGCCCAGTTCGCCGGCGAGGAGGAGCCGGAGCTCCGCGCCACCGTCATGTCCTTCGGCTACAAGTACGGCCTGCCCGTCGACGCCGACCTCGTGGTGGACTGCCGCTTCCTGCCCAACCCGCACTGGGTCCCGGAGCTGCGCCCCTTCACCGGGCTCAACGAGGAGGTCTCGGGCTATGTCTTCAACCAGCCCGGCGCCAAGGAGTTCCTCGACCGCTACACCGAGCTGCTCCAGCTGATCGCCGCGGGCTACCGCCGCGAGGGCAAGCGCTACGTGACCATCGCCGTCGGCTGCACCGGCGGCAAGCACCGCTCCGTGGCGATGTCCGAGAAGCTCGCCCACCGCCTGGTCTCCGAGGGTGTCGAGACCGTCGTCGTCCACCGGGACATGGGGCGCGAGTGA
- a CDS encoding gluconeogenesis factor YvcK family protein, which yields MTGRTFGLRRGRRLAPARATGRGGRVGRGAQPKVVALGGGHGLSASLTALRRITGDLTAVVTVADDGGSSGRLRDELGVLPPGDLRKALAALCGDDDWGQTWARVIKHRFASEGDLHGHAVGNLLIVALWEQLGDHVQALDLVGKLLGAHGRVLPMSAVPLELQALVRGHDPAEPEALSTVRGQATVALTPGEVQSVHVVPEDPPAVPEAVAAVLDADWVVLGPGSWFSSVIPHLLVPELLEALQETKARRVLSLNLAPQPGETDGFSPQRHLEVLARHAPKLALDVVLADEAAVPDRESLTDAAKRLGAAVELAPVAAPDGSPTHDPELLAAAYDRIFRMHGRIGPWR from the coding sequence GTGACCGGCCGCACGTTCGGGCTGCGCCGGGGCCGCCGCCTGGCCCCCGCCCGCGCCACCGGGCGGGGCGGCCGCGTCGGCCGCGGCGCGCAGCCCAAGGTCGTCGCCCTCGGCGGCGGCCACGGCCTGTCCGCGTCGCTGACCGCGCTGCGCCGGATCACCGGCGACCTGACGGCCGTCGTCACCGTCGCCGACGACGGCGGCTCCAGCGGCCGGCTCCGCGACGAGCTGGGCGTGCTGCCCCCGGGCGACCTGCGCAAGGCGCTCGCCGCCCTGTGCGGCGACGACGACTGGGGCCAGACCTGGGCCCGGGTGATCAAGCACCGCTTCGCCAGCGAGGGCGACCTGCACGGCCACGCCGTCGGCAATCTGCTGATCGTCGCCCTCTGGGAGCAGCTCGGCGACCACGTCCAGGCCCTGGACCTGGTCGGCAAGCTCCTCGGCGCGCACGGCCGGGTGCTCCCCATGTCCGCGGTGCCGCTGGAGCTCCAGGCGCTCGTCCGGGGCCACGACCCCGCCGAGCCCGAGGCCCTCAGCACCGTCCGGGGCCAGGCCACCGTGGCGCTCACCCCCGGTGAGGTGCAGTCCGTGCACGTCGTGCCGGAGGACCCGCCGGCGGTCCCCGAGGCCGTCGCCGCGGTCCTGGACGCCGACTGGGTGGTGCTCGGTCCGGGCTCCTGGTTCTCGTCCGTCATCCCGCACCTTCTGGTGCCCGAGCTGCTCGAAGCGCTCCAGGAGACCAAGGCCCGGCGGGTCCTCTCGCTGAACCTCGCGCCCCAGCCCGGTGAAACCGATGGCTTCTCCCCGCAGCGTCATTTGGAGGTTTTGGCCCGACACGCCCCTAAACTCGCCCTGGACGTGGTGCTGGCCGACGAGGCCGCCGTGCCCGACCGCGAGAGCCTCACCGATGCCGCCAAGCGGCTGGGGGCCGCGGTCGAGCTGGCGCCGGTCGCCGCGCCCGACGGCTCCCCGACCCATGACCCGGAGCTGTTGGCCGCCGCGTACGACCGTATTTTTCGGATGCATGGAAGGATCGGCCCATGGCGATGA
- the whiA gene encoding DNA-binding protein WhiA, with the protein MAMTAAVKDEISRLPVTRTCCRKAEVSAILRFAGGLHLVSGRIVIEAELDTGIAARRLRKDILEIFGHASDLVVMAPGGLRRGSRYVVRVVAGGDQLARQTGLVDGRGRPIRGLPPQVVSGATCDAEAAWRGAFLAHGSLTEPGRSSSLEVTCPGPEAALALVGAARRLQIAAKAREVRGVDRVVVRDGDAIGALLTRLGAHESVLAWEERRMRREVRATANRLANFDDANLRRSARAAVAAGARVQRALEILGEEVPEHLAAAGRLRMEHKQASLEELGALADPPLTKDAVAGRIRRLLAMADKRAQDLGIPGTESNLSDLSDLSEEMAEGMAG; encoded by the coding sequence ATGGCGATGACGGCAGCGGTGAAGGATGAAATCTCCCGGCTCCCCGTCACCCGGACCTGCTGCCGGAAAGCGGAGGTCTCGGCGATCCTGCGGTTCGCGGGCGGTCTGCACCTGGTCAGCGGGCGCATCGTGATCGAGGCGGAGCTGGACACCGGGATCGCCGCCCGGCGGCTCCGCAAGGACATCCTGGAGATCTTCGGACACGCCTCCGACCTGGTGGTGATGGCCCCCGGCGGGCTGCGCCGCGGCAGCCGGTACGTGGTGCGGGTGGTGGCGGGCGGTGACCAGCTCGCGCGCCAGACCGGCCTGGTCGACGGCCGCGGCCGGCCGATCCGTGGCCTGCCACCCCAGGTCGTCTCCGGTGCCACCTGCGACGCGGAGGCCGCCTGGCGCGGTGCCTTCCTGGCCCACGGCTCGCTCACCGAGCCCGGCCGCTCGTCCTCCCTGGAGGTCACCTGCCCGGGGCCCGAGGCGGCGCTCGCCCTGGTCGGCGCCGCCCGCCGGCTCCAGATCGCGGCCAAGGCGCGCGAGGTGCGCGGAGTGGACCGGGTGGTCGTCCGGGACGGTGACGCGATCGGCGCGCTGTTGACGCGACTGGGCGCGCACGAGTCGGTGCTCGCCTGGGAGGAGCGGCGGATGCGCCGCGAGGTGCGGGCCACGGCCAACCGCCTCGCCAATTTCGACGACGCCAATCTGCGCCGCTCGGCCCGCGCCGCCGTCGCCGCCGGCGCCCGGGTCCAGCGCGCGCTGGAGATCCTCGGCGAGGAGGTGCCCGAGCACCTCGCCGCCGCGGGCCGGCTGCGCATGGAGCACAAGCAGGCCTCCCTGGAGGAGCTGGGCGCCCTCGCCGACCCGCCGCTGACCAAGGACGCCGTCGCCGGCCGCATCCGGCGCCTGCTGGCCATGGCCGACAAGCGTGCCCAGGACCTGGGCATCCCCGGCACCGAGTCCAATCTGTCGGACCTCTCGGACCTCTCCGAGGAGATGGCCGAGGGCATGGCGGGCTGA
- a CDS encoding M14 family metallopeptidase, with product MRRRARSLVAAASLLLGGLAMAPIAQAQPGSTAATAGNTAKDTGPLSVWTAEVGAAQIPLLLKAGVDGHELGERITAGRTAPVEVHLTAGQAGTLRRQGVELTEKKISAKTQERLKAEGDGVFRPYSGERGLQREIKDTARAHPGLTKVVSIGKTVRGQDILAVKVTKDARRTGDGDRPAVLYMSNQHAREWITPEMTRRLFHHYLDNYGKDERITRLVDRTELWFLLSANPDGYDYTFQGPGTRLWRKNLRDNDGDGRIAPGDGVDLNRNFPYKWGYDNEGSSPRPASETYRGPAAASEPETRALDAFQKRLHFRTAVNYHSAAELILYGVGWQVATPTPDDTVYRALAGTPEKPAIPGYRPQLSSELYVTNGEADGHAANVNGTMMFTPEMSTCQTVSRIDPNDAWNPADCRSSFTFPDDEKLIQQEFAKNIPFALSVAESAARPDTPASSVGITTPDFTPDTFTTSYARGEEQQVAVTARKSLRDKLLNYRVNGGRTHTEELEAWEGGDRFGGEDNLQYDQYRAYVEGADAGSTVEVWFTGRTREGRRTASEPFTYTVAERPRTDTLVLADEGGTAPSAHLDAYTRALADNGRKAAVWDVARNGAPHALGVLGNFTTVVWYSGTNKPGGDTLLAVRAFLNEGGKLVTAGTEAGGGARIGPAESNDFSQYYLGASGRVGHPAPPRFTGAGKLAGTTAGLAGTTAGTPLATAGSYSSVSDDLPPETFPQFRSEPAGEYTGGARSPFQPYEGDWMAAARHQDNAWMRLTRTVDLTGAGAADKPSLGVRLSPDTEQGYDHAVLEARTAGQDDWTTLPDTAGGTGRTVPTDCAAALRLHPALAHYLTVRDDGCAPQGTTGAWHSFTGPTTGWRQAAFDLSPYAGKKAELALSYLTDPGDGGRGVLADSATLTVGGAARDTEGFETSLGPWSAAGPPAGSPAKTGDWARSQAIARFSAAVTTRDTALLGFGLEHVPDARERATLLGAALRAIGG from the coding sequence ATGAGACGCAGGGCGAGATCGCTCGTCGCGGCCGCTTCGCTGTTACTCGGCGGACTGGCCATGGCACCCATCGCACAGGCGCAACCCGGCAGCACGGCGGCCACGGCCGGGAACACGGCGAAGGACACGGGACCGCTCTCCGTGTGGACCGCCGAGGTCGGCGCCGCCCAGATCCCGCTGCTCCTCAAGGCGGGCGTCGACGGGCACGAACTCGGCGAGCGGATCACCGCCGGCCGTACCGCGCCGGTCGAGGTGCACCTCACCGCGGGCCAGGCCGGCACGCTCCGCCGGCAGGGCGTGGAGCTCACCGAGAAGAAGATCTCCGCCAAGACCCAGGAGCGCCTCAAGGCCGAGGGCGACGGCGTCTTCCGCCCGTACAGCGGTGAGCGCGGCCTCCAGCGGGAGATCAAGGACACCGCCCGCGCCCACCCCGGCCTGACCAAGGTCGTCAGCATCGGCAAGACCGTGCGCGGCCAGGACATCCTCGCCGTGAAGGTCACCAAGGACGCCCGCCGCACCGGCGACGGCGACCGGCCCGCGGTGCTCTACATGTCCAACCAGCACGCCCGCGAGTGGATCACGCCGGAGATGACGCGGCGGCTGTTCCACCACTACCTCGACAACTACGGCAAGGACGAGCGGATCACCCGCCTGGTGGACCGCACCGAGCTGTGGTTCCTGCTCTCCGCCAACCCGGACGGCTACGACTACACCTTCCAGGGGCCGGGCACCCGGCTGTGGCGCAAGAACCTCCGGGACAACGACGGCGACGGCAGGATCGCCCCGGGCGACGGCGTCGACCTCAACCGCAACTTCCCCTACAAGTGGGGCTACGACAACGAGGGCTCGTCCCCCCGCCCGGCCTCCGAGACCTACCGCGGCCCGGCCGCCGCCTCCGAACCGGAGACCCGGGCCCTCGACGCCTTCCAGAAGCGCCTCCACTTCCGCACCGCCGTCAACTACCACTCGGCCGCCGAACTGATCCTCTACGGGGTCGGCTGGCAGGTCGCCACGCCCACCCCGGACGACACCGTCTACCGCGCGCTCGCGGGCACCCCGGAGAAGCCCGCGATCCCCGGCTACCGCCCCCAGCTCTCCTCCGAGCTCTACGTCACCAACGGCGAGGCCGACGGCCACGCGGCCAACGTCAACGGCACGATGATGTTCACCCCGGAGATGTCGACCTGCCAGACCGTCTCCCGCATCGACCCGAACGACGCCTGGAACCCGGCCGACTGCCGCTCCTCCTTCACCTTCCCGGACGACGAGAAGCTGATCCAGCAGGAGTTCGCCAAGAACATCCCCTTCGCGCTGTCCGTCGCCGAGAGCGCCGCCCGTCCCGACACCCCGGCCTCCAGCGTCGGAATCACCACCCCCGACTTCACCCCCGACACCTTCACGACCTCCTACGCGCGGGGCGAGGAGCAGCAGGTCGCCGTCACCGCCCGCAAGAGCCTTCGCGACAAGCTCCTCAACTACCGTGTGAACGGCGGCCGTACGCACACCGAGGAACTGGAGGCCTGGGAGGGCGGCGACCGGTTCGGCGGCGAGGACAACCTCCAGTACGACCAGTACCGCGCCTACGTCGAGGGCGCCGACGCCGGCTCCACCGTCGAGGTCTGGTTCACCGGCCGCACCCGCGAGGGTAGGCGCACGGCCAGCGAGCCCTTCACCTACACCGTGGCCGAGCGTCCGCGCACCGACACCCTGGTCCTCGCCGACGAGGGCGGCACCGCCCCGTCCGCCCACCTCGACGCCTACACCCGGGCCCTCGCCGACAACGGGCGCAAGGCCGCGGTCTGGGACGTGGCGAGGAACGGCGCGCCGCACGCGCTCGGCGTGCTCGGCAACTTCACGACAGTCGTCTGGTACTCCGGTACGAACAAGCCCGGCGGCGACACCCTGCTCGCCGTGCGCGCCTTCCTCAACGAGGGCGGCAAGCTCGTCACCGCGGGCACCGAGGCGGGCGGCGGCGCCCGGATCGGCCCCGCCGAGTCCAACGACTTCAGCCAGTACTACCTGGGCGCGAGCGGGCGGGTCGGCCACCCGGCGCCGCCGCGCTTCACCGGCGCGGGCAAGCTCGCCGGGACCACGGCGGGCCTGGCCGGCACCACCGCGGGCACCCCGCTCGCCACGGCCGGCTCCTACAGCTCCGTCTCGGACGACCTGCCGCCCGAGACCTTCCCGCAGTTCCGCAGCGAGCCCGCCGGCGAGTACACCGGCGGCGCGCGGTCACCCTTCCAGCCGTACGAAGGCGACTGGATGGCCGCCGCCCGCCACCAGGACAACGCCTGGATGCGGCTGACGCGCACCGTCGACCTGACCGGGGCCGGCGCCGCGGACAAGCCGAGCCTGGGCGTCCGGCTCAGCCCCGACACCGAGCAGGGGTACGACCACGCCGTCCTGGAGGCCCGCACCGCGGGCCAGGACGACTGGACCACCCTCCCGGACACGGCCGGCGGCACCGGGCGGACGGTGCCCACCGACTGCGCCGCCGCCCTCCGGCTGCACCCCGCCCTCGCCCACTACCTGACCGTCCGCGACGACGGCTGCGCGCCCCAGGGCACCACGGGCGCCTGGCACAGCTTCACCGGACCCACCACCGGATGGCGGCAGGCCGCCTTCGACCTGAGCCCCTACGCGGGGAAGAAGGCCGAGCTGGCCCTGTCGTACCTCACCGACCCGGGTGACGGAGGCCGTGGCGTCCTCGCCGACAGCGCCACCCTCACCGTCGGCGGCGCCGCCCGGGACACCGAGGGCTTCGAGACCTCCCTCGGCCCCTGGTCGGCGGCGGGCCCGCCCGCCGGCAGCCCCGCGAAGACCGGTGACTGGGCGCGGTCGCAGGCGATCGCCCGCTTCTCCGCGGCCGTCACCACGCGTGACACCGCGCTGCTGGGCTTCGGTCTGGAGCACGTCCCGGACGCCCGGGAACGCGCCACGCTCCTCGGCGCGGCCCTGCGCGCCATCGGCGGCTGA
- the gap gene encoding type I glyceraldehyde-3-phosphate dehydrogenase yields the protein MTIRVGINGFGRIGRNYFRALLEQGADIQIVGVNDLTDNATLVHLLKYDTILGRLKHEVSHTDDSITVGSMTFKTMAERDPANLPWGELGADIVIESTGIFTKKADAAKHLAAGAKKVLISAPAKDEDITIVMGVNQEKYDAANHHVISNASCTTNCVAPMAKVLDENFGIVKGMMTTVHAYTNDQRILDFPHSDLRRARAAAENIIPTSTGAAKATALVLPQLKGKLDGIAMRVPVPTGSVTDLVLELDRETSKEEINAAFQKAAEGQLKGVLEYTEDAIVSSDIVNWPASCTFDSSLTMVQGNQVKVVGWYDNEWGYSNRLVDLTVFVGGQL from the coding sequence GTGACGATCCGCGTAGGCATCAACGGCTTTGGCCGTATCGGTCGTAACTACTTCCGCGCGCTGCTGGAGCAGGGTGCGGACATCCAGATCGTCGGTGTCAACGACCTGACCGACAACGCCACCCTGGTCCACCTGCTGAAGTACGACACCATCCTGGGTCGTCTGAAGCACGAGGTCAGCCACACCGACGACTCGATCACCGTCGGTTCCATGACCTTCAAGACGATGGCCGAGCGCGACCCCGCCAACCTGCCCTGGGGCGAGCTGGGCGCCGACATCGTCATCGAGTCCACCGGCATCTTCACCAAGAAGGCCGACGCCGCGAAGCACCTCGCGGCCGGCGCCAAGAAGGTCCTGATCTCCGCGCCCGCCAAGGACGAGGACATCACGATCGTCATGGGCGTCAACCAGGAGAAGTACGACGCGGCCAACCACCACGTCATCTCCAACGCCTCCTGCACCACCAACTGTGTGGCGCCGATGGCCAAGGTTCTCGACGAGAACTTCGGCATCGTCAAGGGCATGATGACCACGGTCCACGCGTACACCAACGACCAGCGGATCCTGGACTTCCCGCACTCCGACCTGCGCCGCGCCCGCGCCGCCGCGGAGAACATCATCCCGACCTCCACCGGTGCCGCCAAGGCCACCGCGCTGGTCCTCCCGCAGCTGAAGGGCAAGCTGGACGGCATCGCCATGCGCGTCCCGGTCCCCACCGGCTCGGTCACCGACCTGGTTCTCGAGCTCGACCGCGAGACCAGCAAGGAAGAGATCAACGCCGCCTTCCAGAAGGCCGCCGAGGGTCAGCTCAAGGGCGTCCTGGAGTACACCGAGGACGCGATCGTCTCCTCCGACATCGTGAACTGGCCGGCCTCCTGCACCTTCGACTCGTCCCTGACCATGGTCCAGGGCAACCAGGTCAAGGTCGTCGGCTGGTACGACAACGAGTGGGGCTACTCCAACCGCCTGGTCGACCTGACCGTCTTCGTCGGCGGCCAGCTCTGA
- a CDS encoding phosphoglycerate kinase, producing the protein MKTIDELLQDGVEGKRVFVRADLNVPLDGTTITDDGRIRAVAPTIAKLAEAGAKVIVASHLGRPKGAPDPRFSLAPAATRLGEILGKPVTFATDTVGDSAKATVAALANGEVTLLENLRFNAGETSKDDAERGAFADELAALADIYVGDGFGAVHRKHASVFDLPARLPHAAGDLIATEVGVLKKLTEDVARPYVVVLGGAKVSDKLGVIDNLLEKADRILIGGGMSYTFLKAKGHEVGISLLQEDQIPVCLEYLARAEKRGVEFVLPVDVLVSADFPDLKTKAPANPELVASDAIPADKEGLDIGPKTRELYASKLADAGTVFWNGPMGVFEHPDYANGTKAVAQGLLESSAFTVVGGGDSAAAVRLLGFDENAFGHISTGGGASLEYLEGKTLPGLAALED; encoded by the coding sequence ATGAAGACGATCGACGAACTCCTCCAGGACGGCGTCGAGGGCAAGCGGGTCTTCGTCCGCGCCGACCTCAACGTGCCGCTCGACGGCACCACCATCACCGACGACGGCCGCATCCGCGCCGTCGCGCCGACGATCGCCAAGCTCGCCGAAGCCGGCGCCAAGGTGATCGTCGCCTCCCACCTGGGCCGTCCCAAGGGCGCCCCGGACCCCCGGTTCTCCCTCGCCCCGGCCGCCACGCGGCTCGGCGAGATCCTGGGCAAGCCGGTCACGTTCGCCACCGACACGGTCGGGGACAGCGCGAAGGCCACCGTCGCCGCACTGGCGAACGGCGAGGTCACGCTGCTGGAGAACCTCCGTTTCAACGCGGGCGAGACCAGCAAGGACGACGCCGAGCGCGGCGCGTTCGCCGACGAGCTGGCGGCCCTGGCCGACATCTACGTCGGTGACGGCTTCGGTGCGGTGCACCGCAAGCACGCCTCCGTCTTCGACCTCCCGGCGCGCCTCCCGCACGCCGCCGGCGACCTGATCGCCACCGAGGTCGGCGTCCTGAAGAAGCTCACCGAGGACGTCGCGCGCCCCTACGTGGTGGTGCTCGGCGGCGCCAAGGTCTCCGACAAGCTGGGTGTCATCGACAACCTGCTGGAGAAGGCCGACCGCATCCTCATCGGCGGCGGCATGTCCTACACCTTCCTCAAGGCCAAGGGCCACGAGGTCGGCATCTCGCTGCTCCAGGAGGACCAGATCCCGGTCTGCCTGGAGTACCTGGCGCGGGCCGAGAAGCGCGGCGTGGAGTTCGTCCTCCCCGTCGACGTCCTGGTCTCCGCCGACTTCCCGGACCTGAAGACCAAGGCCCCGGCCAACCCGGAGCTCGTCGCCTCGGACGCCATCCCGGCGGACAAGGAGGGCCTGGACATCGGCCCGAAGACGCGCGAGCTCTACGCCTCGAAGCTCGCCGACGCCGGCACCGTCTTCTGGAACGGTCCGATGGGCGTCTTCGAGCACCCCGACTACGCCAACGGCACCAAGGCCGTGGCGCAGGGCCTGCTCGAAAGCTCCGCCTTCACCGTCGTCGGCGGTGGCGACTCGGCCGCGGCCGTGCGCCTGCTGGGCTTCGACGAGAATGCTTTCGGCCACATTTCGACCGGCGGCGGCGCCAGCCTCGAGTACCTCGAGGGCAAGACGCTCCCCGGCCTCGCCGCACTGGAGGACTGA